One window of Populus nigra chromosome 5, ddPopNigr1.1, whole genome shotgun sequence genomic DNA carries:
- the LOC133694290 gene encoding cytochrome P450 78A7-like, which yields MDLFPTPVDSSWWMFALPAMLQTQKLSNPLILLFVLASFLVITVLTWAFSTGGLAWKNGRNQKGNVPIPGPRGLPIFGSLFSLSRGLAHRTLACMASSQAATQLMAFSLGSTPAIVTSDPQIAREILTSPHFADRPIKLSAKSIMFSRAIGFAPNGAYWRLLRRIASTHLFAPRRIAAYEPWRQLDCADMLSGIYNEQSLRGIVCLRKHLQNASINNITGTVFGKRYDLMHNNEEAKELQELVREGFELLGAFNWSDYLPWLNYFYDPSRTKQRCCLLVPRVEKLVKKIIDEHRITKPKNEFENADFVHVLLSLEGEEKLDEDDMVAVLWEMIFRGTDTTALLTEWIMAELVLNPDIQAKLRNELNFIVGNRSVKDADVAKLPYLQAVIKETLRVHPPGPLLSWARLSTSDVHLSNGMVVPTNTTAMVNMWAITHDPRVWEDALVFKPERFLERQGGADVDVRGGDLRLAPFGAGRRVCPGKNIGLVTVSLWVAKLVHHFEWVQDTHNPVDLSEVLRLSCEMKKPLSAVAIPKE from the exons atGGATTTATTTCCAACTCCTGTCGACTCAAGCTGGTGGATGTTTGCACTCCCTGCTAtgttacaaacccaaaaattgtCAAACCCTCTAATCTTGCTCTTTGTCTTAGCATCATTCTTGGTCATTACCGTGCTGACTTGGGCTTTCTCAACTGGTGGCCTAGCCTGGAAAAATGGCAGAAACCAAAAGGGTAATGTCCCAATCCCAGGTCCACGAGGCCTGCCCATATTTGGAAGCTTATTCAGCTTAAGCCGCGGCTTGGCCCATCGCACCCTCGCTTGCATGGCGTCAAGCCAAGCCGCAACTCAGCTCATGGCTTTTAGCTTAGGTTCCACTCCTGCCATTGTAACCTCCGACCCTCAAATCGCTCGTGAAATCTTGACATCTCCTCACTTCGCTGACCGTCCCATCAAGCTATCGGCTAAAAGCATCATGTTTAGCCGAGCCATTGGTTTTGCACCAAACGGGGCTTATTGGCGCCTCCTTAGAAGAATTGCATCAACTCATTTATTTGCACCGAGGCGCATCGCTGCTTATGAGCCATGGCGCCAGCTTGATTGTGCTGATATGTTGAGTGGCATTTATAATGAGCAATCCCTCCGTGGAATTGTTTGTTTGCGTAAACATCTTCAAAATGCTTCTATTAATAACATTACGGGTACTGTTTTTGGAAAAAGATATGACTTAATGCACAATAATGAGGAGGCAAAAGAATTGCAAGAACTTGTTAGAGAAGGTTTTGAGCTCTTGGGTGCTTTTAACTGGTCTGATTATCTCCCGTGGCTGAACTACTTTTATGACCCTTCTCGCACCAAACAACGTTGTTGTCTTCTTGTTCCTCGAGTCGAGAAACTCGTTAAGAAAATCATTGACGAGCATAGAATTACGAAGcctaaaaatgaatttgaaaacgCTGATTTCGTCCATGTTTTGCTTTCTTTGGAGGGTGAAGAGAAACTTGATGAGGATGACATGGTTGCTGTTTTATGG GAGATGATCTTTCGTGGCACCGATACCACTGCTCTTTTGACTGAGTGGATCATGGCAGAGTTGGTTTTGAACCCTGACATTCAAGCCAAGCTGCGGAACGAGCTGAACTTTATCGTTGGAAACAGGAGTGTCAAGGATGCTGACGTAGCTAAATTGCCATACCTACAGGCTGTGATCAAGGAAACCTTACGAGTACACCCTCCCGGGCCCCTCCTCTCATGGGCTCGGTTGTCCACATCAGACGTCCACCTCAGTAATGGCATGGTGGTCCCCACCAACACCACTGCAATGGTCAATATGTGGGCCATAACCCATGACCCAAGAGTATGGGAGGATGCCTTGGTGTTTAAGCCTGAGAGGTTCTTGGAGAGGCAAGGTGGTGCTGATGTGGATGTAAGAGGAGGTGACCTCAGACTTGCACCATTTGGAGCTGGACGTAGGGTTTGTCCTGGTAAGAACATAGGACTTGTGACAGTGAGCCTATGGGTGGCTAAGTTGGTGCACCATTTTGAGTGGGTCCAGGACACGCATAACCCAGTTGACCTAAGCGAAGTGCTGAGACTTTCTTGTGAAATGAAGAAGCCTCTCTCTGCTGTGGCTATTCCAAAAGAATGA